The segment CCATTCCTCGTTACCATCACCTACATAAGACCAAGCCAACACTTTCTTAAGATACAAATTGGCAGTCATTCTAATTAGCTATCAAAGAGATTGAGAGCAGCTTGTAGTTCAGCCTGCCCGCGTTGTACGTCTTGGCGGTGATGTAAGACCTTAAGCTCCTATTCCCATCTACTTCCATCATCCCTGTCCTGTGCGTCGGGCTGGTCGCCCTGAGGCTGACTCATTTCCCCTGAGCTGTGGCTCTCCTGGGCCGGCCTGCCTGTACACATGGCCTGCTAATCCATCCccgctgaggcaggcaggcaagtCACACAAGATGGCCTCCCTCCTTTACCCACGCTGACGTAGAATTCCTAAACAACTCCCACTGGGATAGAGTCTGCAGTGGTGTGGAGGAGAGTCTGCCGTGTTGTTGTTTTCACACACAGATTATGTAATAACTTGTGCTGTGCATCCACAGGTACAAAGTTGGCACCCGCAGACATAATTGACTTGCGAAGAAAAGAAATGAGCTGGACATCGAGTGGATTCAAGTGACCCCACACAGCTGTGACCTACGGATCACCGGAGACCCAGACAACGTTGGAGGAGAGGGGGCTGCTCGTCCTTTCGTATGACGCCTGAAGGATGAATCGGTACACCACGCTGAAGCAACTGGGAGATGGCACATACGGCAGTGTGCTCATGGGGAAAAGCAATGAGTCAGGAGAGCTGGTGGCCATTAAGAGGTATGACTTCATCTGTATGAAatatatgtatgtctgtatgcatatgtatgagcTGGAAATACATACCTATATATGCAGCAATGTGAAGATGGCATAACAGGTGCATTATAATAGTATGTGACAGCTATCTCAGTGCTTGTCATTGTGGTTAATTAATTTGAATGCTGTATAGGCTATATCCTGGACTGAAACAGCTGATCAGGCAGTGTGATCAGTCATTGACCCATTTTGCCATATTCTGGCTCAAGGTTCATGAGTAAAGCCTAACGTGGACTTAGAGACCCATGGGACAGTCTGGCTCAGTAAAGAGTATTAGAGCAAATTAGCTCAGTCCGAGGACTTCGGTCCTTTTTTCCCTCGTCTTGTCTGAGCCCCTCTGGCAAGCCAGCTCACGCGCCCTGTTCTTCAGCGGAGCTGCGTGTCTGAATAATGGATGCCCCAGCGGAGGCAGCAGTGGAGTGTGTACAAGCGGCCGTTACCATGCGGCCCGTTACCAAGCGCCCGTTACCATGCAAAGCGATAGCCCCGGTGACAGTGAAAGGAGTGAAAGTGCACCGTGTTGAGTTGCCACCATGCCACATCAACTGATGTGCAATAtagccacgtgtgtgtgtgtgtgtgtgtgtgtgccactatCCATTACATAATTCCACACACAGAAGCAGTGTCAGGTGCATGACTAGATTGGGTTGCACCAGAACGGCAGTTTACCAGATAGCGTTATACTGTACACAGTGTTACAGGAGTGCTATAATCTATTAATGTGGTAATGAGCACAGTACTAGATATAAATGGGAGTGTGGTTCACCTCAAAGCTGTCGggtgtcaaatgtttttaaTGCTATTTACTATTTCTGTGTATTTCTAATACATATAGTACATGTACTGATGATTAGGGCTATAAGCCCAGCGGtcaaggaagaaaagagagattgCAATTATTTGGTAGTAGTAAATTCAAGATGGATGGACAGTTTTATGTGTCAAGATAACTCCCGCACCTGACAAGAATTGGCTGTTGTGGTGCTGGAACCATGGAGACATGGCTCACTCATTGTTTGGCCACCTACATTGTGTCACAGGATGAAGAGGAAGTTCTATTCCTGGGAGGAATGCATGAATCTGAGAGAAGTCAAGGTGCCAgcatatattaatattattactaATATTAGTGTTCCTAGTGGGTAAACATTTCCCCCAAAGCTTTTGTTTTAAACTAACTTACATGCTCATGGCTGATTGTATTCATCTGATGTTTTGTATGTTCTTGCAGTCACTAAAGAAACTAAATCATGCCAATGTTGTGAAACTGAAGGAGGTCATCCGTGAGAATGACCACTTGTACTTTGTCTTCGAGTACATGAAGGAGAATCTCTATCAGCTAATGAAGGACAGGTATGAAAAGTACCTTAGCACTTATACCAATCTTTATAGTACCCTTAGGCTAGTAAAGACCTGTTCTGGGTAGTGTATATTTGTATTCTGTGTAGTTCTACCAGATCTAGAATGCAATCACTCCCTGTAATATCAGTATGAAATTGgtcatgtatgtatttgtacaGAAGTAATGTGCCCATTGTTATTCAAATACCTTATATTTATAGAAATGTATGCATTGTATTGTATTAAGCTTGTAGAAAATGGGGGTGTACCACATGCAGTTTGATGGTTATGGTTTTAATAACCAATGTCTTGTTTGCTGACACCTACAGTACTAGTGCTGAAGATAGTCTATGTTTAGGGCTAGAGAGGTAGCCTTTGTTACATTATCTACATATAAGTTGTGCTGATTCTCCATTTGCAGAAACAAGTTGTTTCCAGAGTCTGCCATCAGAAATATAAGCTTTCAGATATTGCAAGGGTTATCATTTATCCATAAGCATGGTAGGTTCACCTCCGAGGGCTGTGAAATGCACTTCTGATAAACCAAAACAATTGAGCATGGAATTGTATGTACTGACAAATTCAAAAGCACAAACAGTGCAATATACTTTTAATAAACATACAATGAATACTTTTTAGGCCTTGTTGTATTCAACTTAATCTTACActtgtctctcctctccatgcTCAGCTGTTGGGTTTGTACTTGAAGGACTTGTGAAAAGTCAAGTGTGCCCCAGATATGGAATACAGCATAACTTCAAACTCACTCTGTTTAGATAAGGAGGGTCTCCATAGAATACGAGGGATTGAATCACCCTGAAAGGCTTGCTCAGATATGGCTGGCTGTATAATCTGAGACCccgtttacatttgtttttaaaatgtgtctTGGGTGATCTGATCACAAGTGGTCAGTTCTAAATACAAGTGTAAACAATCACCAGATCATCGTGATCTGATCGCTCAAACCCCTTGCTGTGGATGGACACATTTGACCACATGTCTTTTGTAGTGTAAACACTGCATTCTGATGCGCCCCGGACAATGGGAGTCATAATGGATGTGACGTTAGCAATAGCGGAATCTAAACACAAGTGGTCAGCAATGTCTCTGGCTGTACACTGTGAATTCATGTGTAAACAGTGATGTGTCTCGGCTGACCACTTGTGATCGGATCACCCAAGACGCATTCTAAAAAGAGATGTAAACAGGGTCTGAGTGTGGCTCACTTGACCATAACGTCACATGTCCTGTGGGTTGTATTTGTTTCGGGTCTTGTCCTTCctcacttttctttttcttttctattttctctctctctttctctttttcttcactTGGGTGATCTGTCTATCGCCATCTCAGAGAAAATAAGATGTTCACTGAAAATGAAATCAGAAACATCATGTTTCAGGTGATCTCTGGCTTAGCCTTTGTGCACAAACATGGTAAGCCTCTTGCTGTCCTCTGTCCTGTTATTCTTTTATCCCAATCATTTGTGATTTGCGATATTTTTATACTCTCACTTAATGCCATGAAAtaaatgctgtaaataaatacagtatgtcaCAACATCAGCACTCTGACTATTAGAGTGGTCAGCTCTCTGACTCCCTGACTATTACAGTGGTCAGACTTGTATGTGTTGCATTTCCAGTTCTCACAGTGTGTTTATGATGGCACATGTAGGGTTTTTCCATCGAGATATGAAGCCTGAAAACCTGCTCTGCATGGGTCCAGAGCTGGTGAAAATAGCAGACTTCGGACTGGCCAGGGAGATCAGATCCCGCCCCCCATACACAGACTATGTCTCCACACGATGGTAATAGAACTTTAAAATGCCTTTTCTTGTGATATTCCTTAAAAACAGGTCTGCCAACAAACAACACATTTGAAGTGAGGATCTATAAGCTAGATCTTTTTGCTTAGATAGGCCTAGATTTTTTTAAGCATGTGTAGTAGAATCAGTACTGTATTAGATTTTTAGTCAGAATGAAAATGTATTCTGTAGTATGCTAAAAACAACCATAATTATGCCCTACACAATTACTGTTTTGCATTTAATGAATTCACGAGTTGTTAGATTGCCCATTCCTAATTTAATGTGTAGGGTAATGACTTACACTCAGTAAGATCCAATGGACCTTACACAATGATCTGGCCCGCTGCCAATCAAGCATTGAACTTCATTCCCCTACAGCGGCATTCCCTGTCCTCAGAATGTACTGTGCAACTTAATAATGGCTGAAACACAGACACTTTATTGAGTCTGAATTTGGAATAATTTCTGTTTGTAAACACAATATGACAATACATTGATAATAAGGCACTTTTGGATGGGGACACAATTTTGGTACTAGTGTATTTAGACTCCTGATTGCACAAATATGGCCTGGTCTCATGGTGAAACAGAGAAATGACAGGGTGAAAAATAGGTTGTTGATGTGGTAGGCTGCCTTTGGCAAGTACCAATTCCCAGTGCGATTAGAATGTTGCAGAATAAATGTTTTCAAGAATGTTTTGGTCCATTAAATGTAACACGGAATTTTAGAATCTTATCGTAAatgtgctaattaccaaccatttcgttcggAAAAAAAACccatgttttttaatacttcaaaataacatttgataaatgaacgaaccttacatttttcagtagccataggtgtgtagatttgaacaaaatctaatttggttcttaccggggctttcaCTGCCTGAAATATTCGATTTAGTTTACCAcctcggagtttagtgctgggctggtgggtgcctattcccaacctttctcacggcacatcaacggttagcccgagaattcttGTCGAGTTgtcgcaaatcaaaattccactggagctccaagcggatttgtacacgcagccttacaacactgtttacagctcttcgagtcacggtaaaatttaatttttggtatatagctaatttaaatacacttaTGGTATGGGTGCtcgcgtttctttaggaatccgccgtcttggtttgtatagaaattaatattaagtgacacatataCCTAAAAAGTTAGAAATacgggacggttggtaatagCTGACGTTCCTATACATTGTTGATGAATACATTCTTCCTTTAAAATTCCATTCTTCCCCAGGTATCGCGCTCCAGAGGTTCTCCTCCGGTCATCTGTGTACAGCTCCCCCATAGACATCTGGGCCGTAGGCTGCATTATGGCCGAGCTCTACACCCTCAGGCCACTGTTCCCTGGCAACAGCGAGGTGGACGAGATCTTCAAGATCTGCCAGGTCCTTGGCACGGTGAAGAAGGTAAGATAAGCTTTATCTGGGCCACATCAGTACCTGCCCAAGTTGCGCCCAACAATCCATGGAGGTGTGACCGCACTCAAGTTGCTGGAAATTTCCCAAGGTCACCTGTGTTCCCTTTAGAAATAGGACACAGACGTTACCTGACCACCATCTCCCATGAAGGAAGAGTGCTATTTCAAGCTTTTCCTTCTCAGAAATGTATTACGGCAAAATAATTAACACATATTTTACAAATCATGCATTTTAGCACATTTGACATAAATTCCATTAATAATGTGAAATTGGCTGCTGCTTTGTTCCTTTACAGTAGTGTCTCTCAAacattttcagaccaaggaccaccttgcttattgtctttgcaccttgcttattgtgatTTAAACTGgtgtagcttacataggcagttttgccgaactgtttggatttacatacaagttggttcaatattttgcaaacaactcatctatattatattttaccacgtctgcccaCGGACCACTTcaggatagcttgcggaccaccagtggtccctggaccacactttgagaaacactgctttacAGTATACCTCCTACATATTAATGAGTTCATATGGAACTCCAAGATACTTTCTTTCAATCGTTTGAATGTCCATCTGCCAGACCTATCCAGCATACCATACCGTAAACCTACATGACCGAAACACATCTTTTCTGTGTCCTGCAGTCTGATTGGCCTGAGGGATACCAGCTTGCGTCAGCAATGAACTTCCGCTTCCCACAGTGTGTCCCCACCCCTCTGAAGACCCTAATCCCCAACGCAAGTCATGAGGCCATCTCCCTGATGAGGGACATGCTCCAGTGGGACCCCAAGAAGAGACCCACGGCTGCACAGGTACAATGACCAGCGTGGTCAATGATGCCCCTTCTCGACTGGGACTAGACTAAAGGGCCactcacaccaagaacgataacaacaaaaaagtatCTTTCTAGCtaatattaactcattgagtgccatgcgttgagtgccaaaaacgtaatattacgtttttagcttttttttaaaattacgacactagacactctaacacaccttatatgtgattttgggaactctgtgatgaatggaaatgaaatatatgacgatcaaaAACTCAtaaaaacgcacaatctggacattttatctggacattttatcataactcggttgccgctttgggtcgaatcagtgactcatgcacgtcaggtcaaaaacaggccattttcgtgggtctatcactaggtggcagtctcgccaggtcttgCTGATCACTTcacggaaagtttacacaagtaggtaacagcagagcccgtttacggagagccggatcactccctattaactccattgtacctgcaatctgttgtagttccgctaggggcgatcacgaataagtgcaaaaacaatgggggtctatggagctagacggctaaatgtgtctctttcaactggttgtcgttgaaaaatcgaagatttgattgtggtttctgcaagctcaatatggattataggtcaaaagttgaatgaacgagtacttacgtcctttcgatttcttacaggttaggtcgttgttgcccacaacacactagctttctgctaatgaatgacgtcattgacacttttgaaaggctttttagagcaaataagtgactcaaaaaatataatactcagtgGTCTATATTTTCTCTGCACCCTCTttcgcatgcaacattcaaatttctgggcaaaaaattatatccagagaaaagtggatttgaggggtacagctccatagacctccattcattctgcacttattcgtgagcgccctcatgtggaaccagaagaggaactgcaaccagttcagaaaccggaagtttcccgagagtgaaggttctccccttattagacattctctggtaactggcaacactttcatgaaagacgttatatctccatttctagaaaaaaacagcgattttgatgaaaactagccactgtttagcttgagatttctcaggaacagaggcatgtagaaatacacggtttgcacccaccgagagcttaaagtctcacatTTTAATCGAGCTACTGTATGTGTTcttagctataacacagaatatgctgtggctggacaaaaataatcaacaatggtctatattgctggcactctaggacaaagctcccgaaaacagcttggcattcaatgagttaataacATGGAGTCATGGAGAACGATATCGTAAAGTTTTAGCCATTCatcaacacaaggagagactttccttCTCGTTAGTTCAGTGTGGACGTTTTTACCGCTAAGTTATAGTTATCTTTAAAGTGATCATTCCTGGTGTGGCTATTTTTCTATCAGAATATTGCACGTATCTGATAATTGAGGGTTATAAGATCAGGCTACTGTCAGGGGACTGGAGTTAAAAGATCTGTGATCAAGTAGTTGACATTATAGATTGATGATATGGATTTGAACAGTTagcttttttattttcaaccaaACCTTTGCATAGGTCTTACAGTTATTTTGCGACTGAAAGTTAAGGAGAGATTTTTAAATAAACTTGGCTGACATTGCATTTCATATTGATGTCATATTTTAGGCTCTACGATATCCCTACTTTCAAGTGGGGCAATTGCTGGGTCCCCGACCACAGAGTTCAGATCTCCGAAAGTCCCAAGCAAAGTCGTCCCAGGCTACAGATCCTAAACTAGAGATCCAGTCGGCCTCAGAACCGGTGCTAAAGTCCTCGACGAAGCTGTCTGGCAGGAGTTCCCAGCAGCCCCTTCAGCCTCTACCTCAGAACGTCCCTCAGACAGAGCACCACAGCGACCCGCTCAAACAGGAGCGACCACACGGACTCCCAAAGGTGACCTCAGAGCAGCTCCTGGAGTCGCtcatattcattcatttcattcataTTCATTTCAATTTGCATTCTGTTGAAAACATATCATGACAGACGCACCCCATGTACCCTTTCACTTACCCTTTCGCTATAGCAATACATGTTAgttttaaagaagccctatgcaggtctggttttgcttcgctgtttctgggttttcgccggatttgggctcgcatttttcacgacatagctcctcctgcagcttcggtagccaagtgactgctacggtaaacccccactagctagcaagctagccatcaagaaacgctaaacacatacagggctcacaataaaacagtcgagcaaacacattgttcaagagactatcaagccacattacaaaaacgaagttcacccaagggtaggctacttaatttcaacagcaacaaagccaagtcggtgtccgttttgcagtcttagAAACTACAAGGCGCAATTGGATACTTCCTTTGAGTTACATCCGGATTTACCCGGTCCTggttcagaaagttgcatattcgttttttccacGGAGAAGCGATAGAGCAATGATCCTCACTATTTTTTACACAAGagccacattggcagtgcaaaatcaaaaagagagccacttttacgacAACAtactaatataaataaatatcccacaaaaaaagaaataacacagccaATATAGCTAATTACAGTATATACAGCCAAGgcttaataacttcctttcacctATTCACCATTATTTGGGTGAAGGGAGAAgtataattcagatgtttgcgtttttgtagtgcagtattgtatgtttatgaagcacatttgaaaaaatatattggctgtgttaccacatagcctacagtgggtcccatttagaaacGGCCACATAGCacattcgcgctttccgtgataCACGCAGATgcatgaaatgtattacaacttatcgccacaaggtggcagtttGAGTCCGCTAtagcagcgtttctcaaactatgggccgcggacCGGCAccggtccgcaacgtggagactgctggtccgcggagccgtggagtgaaattagacCAGGTGCTTCGtgtgataatttgctgcgcaattgatcaaggaaccgcggactgacagaaaaagaaaacacacgtTTCAGGAGGAAATGCTATTTCAATGTCATTAAACATAGAGCCGTACAATTAAGTGTAtggcgttcattcaatgcatgcgCGTGTGCCCGCAGCGCTGACAGAAACTGAAACTACCCGataacgttggtagcaaagctccgcttcaacctgtcgataggctatttaattatttaatggCATTTAATAGAACTACGTGGATTCTTGCAACTtccagagcagagactgtataacaCTGTCTAGCATTGATTAGGCCTCAGTCTGagtagtcaaatttgaatatagcgtggccaaaagctattgtagcaaGTCTTCctattaaagatctccagacCAAAGATTTACGCTTATCTCCTCCGCCGTTTACCATACATGAAAGCTGGTATtatgtttcctgaatccttacattcaggcattcaaataaAATGTCTTTAAAAAGCATGTACATTTTTTCTCCATTTGCCTACCAGTGTATGATGCATTGCTTACATGAGGGAAACATTCTAAAACAATAGCACCCGTAtagttgctgttgttttgagaagtatttctcatgcaagcattatgcaaccatgcaaaagcaattaactattgtaattATTATATCTTAAGCAGAGactatcagaaaataagtcccttcaggtcgaagcaaaacccctccgctgcacgtcggggttctgttctccctatcgggacttattttctgataattaccggtggacaatacattatcccttacgtatcgTTTTGACAAACAGATCTGTGTGTTGGCAGTCCTGACCCCCTTATCCTCTGGTCTTTGTTTTTCTGGACAGAAGTCTTCTCTGCCAGGTAGCGAGAACACTGTGGTGGGTGTGAAGGGTGGACGTAGGCGGTGGGGTCAGACCATGTCCAAACCGTCGGACAGCTGGGATGACTCAGATCGCTCGGACACTGCCGTGTCCAGCTCCAAGAAGCCCAGCATAGGCCCTGAGGAGGAGAAGGCCAACAAGGACTCCAACGCTCAGTAGGTTTTGTTCAAGTTGTCGTTTTTGAAACTTTAGCTTAGTCATTTTACTTGTTTGTTAGTCAAACTAGTTCGCAGCATGCTTTTGCTTATGGTGGTATTTTAAGTGAATAACAACTTTTGCGAACACAAAAATAAGTCTTTACTGTAAACGTGAACTTTTGCTGTCTCACATATTTAATTGTCCCTTGTTTCTCCTTAAAACATCCAGGTCCAAGGAACAAAAAGCCCTGTATACCTTCAGCACTGTGACAAAGCTGCCAAGCAACATTAAAGTCAACCAGACAGATTTGGGTATCCAGAATTCAACCTCAGCCAGACAGCATTACCTGCGCCAGTCACGCTATCTTCCAGGTAATGTGGAATTAACTGCACATAGTCATTAAGGTGCAGTTTTCAGACATTTTTCTTGACAGATCCAGCCTGCTGCATTTTGTGGCTGTCTTGAGCCAGTTTCACATTGCTGTTGTATCTTGTCTcatgttgtactgtattcattCAGTGTGCTTGTTGATTAGCTACCTTTGGAGGTCCACAACTAATAGCACAAGGAATTGAACATCTTTTCCTGTGTTTCACTCAAGTCATGACATTAGCTTTGCCTTGACAATGGATGGCTGTTTTTGTGTACTCTTACAGGCTTGATTAGCAAGAACACATCATCATCGGGTGACAAGGGCACAAGCAAGGACCCGCTGGACGGCACCACGAATCCCATGAACAAGCCACTTGCTCCCATTGGTGGTGGATCATCCATCACCCGGGTCAACGCAGGTCAGTGACTTACTTTTCCATGGTGCATTTGTAAAGGTCTGGCATGGTCTGCGCTGCCCAGGTACTAAATACGATCCGTTCGGCTTGGCTAACCTGCTAATTTCCTAATTCACGGCTAATCTGACATGCCAGTCTAGCACAAAGCAGTGGTTTGAATGAGCTTAAGTGGCACGGCCAGGCGGGTGACCGGCGTCTCTATTATTCATTTGCCCCACATGACTGACACCAGATATTAACCCTTGCTCTGCCCTTTACTTAATTCATTAGGCAAGCAGAGTATTGTCACTTGTAGCTtaacttggctttgttgctgttgaaattgtaagtagcctacccttgggtgaacttcgtctttgtaatgtggtttgatagtctcttgaacaatgtgtttgctggaccgttttattgtgagccctgtatttgtttagcttggtttcttgatggctagcttgctagctagtgggggtttagcgtagcagtgacttgctaccgaagctgcagggggagctatgtcgtgaaaaatgcgagacCAAATCCGGCAAAACCCAGAAACaccgaaggaataaccagacctgcatagggcttctttaattgGTTCAGTACAGGAGCGCTTGTCCTTTCCTGTTGCCTCTTTCACCTGTTTTATGTTGTATGTTATTCTATGTTCATACATTTCCTTTTCTACTCTGTGTCTTGGTGCTGCGGCCCGTAAGCAGAAGAGGGCACTTCTAAATCATCTGATAaaccaaaagaaaaaacacttgacAGAATTGAGCAGCCAAAAGGTACCTATTGGGCAGCATTATTAGGATGAATGGCTCCTAACTGGAGTCTTCTCCATATCATTTCTCCAGTTATGCTTAAGCTTTTATGCAAAGTATTAATGCATTTGATACTAACATGATACCCCTAGTGGTGCTGAAGCTACCGGTACATGGATCTTGATTGCCCCCTGTAGGTTGGTTAGCAAACTACAGCTCTCTTGTTCGCTAAAAATGAGATCAAATGGGTGACATGCTGTTTAAAGCATACATTAGAGGGTATCATTCTGAATATTGGACTGGCAGGATGCAGAACTGGTGTGTTAGACTGTATTAATTTGATTTGAA is part of the Alosa alosa isolate M-15738 ecotype Scorff River chromosome 16, AALO_Geno_1.1, whole genome shotgun sequence genome and harbors:
- the mak gene encoding serine/threonine-protein kinase MAK isoform X1; the protein is MNRYTTLKQLGDGTYGSVLMGKSNESGELVAIKRMKRKFYSWEECMNLREVKSLKKLNHANVVKLKEVIRENDHLYFVFEYMKENLYQLMKDRENKMFTENEIRNIMFQVISGLAFVHKHGFFHRDMKPENLLCMGPELVKIADFGLAREIRSRPPYTDYVSTRWYRAPEVLLRSSVYSSPIDIWAVGCIMAELYTLRPLFPGNSEVDEIFKICQVLGTVKKSDWPEGYQLASAMNFRFPQCVPTPLKTLIPNASHEAISLMRDMLQWDPKKRPTAAQALRYPYFQVGQLLGPRPQSSDLRKSQAKSSQATDPKLEIQSASEPVLKSSTKLSGRSSQQPLQPLPQNVPQTEHHSDPLKQERPHGLPKKSSLPGSENTVVGVKGGRRRWGQTMSKPSDSWDDSDRSDTAVSSSKKPSIGPEEEKANKDSNAQSKEQKALYTFSTVTKLPSNIKVNQTDLGIQNSTSARQHYLRQSRYLPGLISKNTSSSGDKGTSKDPLDGTTNPMNKPLAPIGGGSSITRVNAEEGTSKSSDKPKEKTLDRIEQPKGNFISTTYNLSGGYIPSFQKREVGSVGQRIQLAPIGGQHALDLSTVPDSKTGKTKSSKPKPISSASLTESNEDYEGWKKRMERSQLKGSSYSALGKNSGNLLTRAQPVHGRVDWAAKYGTHR
- the mak gene encoding serine/threonine-protein kinase MAK isoform X2; translated protein: MNRYTTLKQLGDGTYGSVLMGKSNESGELVAIKRMKRKFYSWEECMNLREVKSLKKLNHANVVKLKEVIRENDHLYFVFEYMKENLYQLMKDRNKLFPESAIRNISFQILQGLSFIHKHGFFHRDMKPENLLCMGPELVKIADFGLAREIRSRPPYTDYVSTRWYRAPEVLLRSSVYSSPIDIWAVGCIMAELYTLRPLFPGNSEVDEIFKICQVLGTVKKSDWPEGYQLASAMNFRFPQCVPTPLKTLIPNASHEAISLMRDMLQWDPKKRPTAAQALRYPYFQVGQLLGPRPQSSDLRKSQAKSSQATDPKLEIQSASEPVLKSSTKLSGRSSQQPLQPLPQNVPQTEHHSDPLKQERPHGLPKKSSLPGSENTVVGVKGGRRRWGQTMSKPSDSWDDSDRSDTAVSSSKKPSIGPEEEKANKDSNAQSKEQKALYTFSTVTKLPSNIKVNQTDLGIQNSTSARQHYLRQSRYLPGLISKNTSSSGDKGTSKDPLDGTTNPMNKPLAPIGGGSSITRVNAEEGTSKSSDKPKEKTLDRIEQPKGNFISTTYNLSGGYIPSFQKREVGSVGQRIQLAPIGGQHALDLSTVPDSKTGKTKSSKPKPISSASLTESNEDYEGWKKRMERSQLKGSSYSALGKNSGNLLTRAQPVHGRVDWAAKYGTHR
- the mak gene encoding serine/threonine-protein kinase MAK isoform X4, with translation MNRYTTLKQLGDGTYGSVLMGKSNESGELVAIKRMKRKFYSWEECMNLREVKSLKKLNHANVVKLKEVIRENDHLYFVFEYMKENLYQLMKDRENKMFTENEIRNIMFQVISGLAFVHKHGFFHRDMKPENLLCMGPELVKIADFGLAREIRSRPPYTDYVSTRWYRAPEVLLRSSVYSSPIDIWAVGCIMAELYTLRPLFPGNSEVDEIFKICQVLGTVKKSDWPEGYQLASAMNFRFPQCVPTPLKTLIPNASHEAISLMRDMLQWDPKKRPTAAQALRYPYFQVGQLLGPRPQSSDLRKSQAKSSQATDPKLEIQSASEPVLKSSTKLSGRSSQQPLQPLPQNVPQTEHHSDPLKQERPHGLPKKSSLPGSENTVVGVKGGRRRWGQTMSKPSDSWDDSDRSDTAVSSSKKPSIGPEEEKANKDSNAQSKEQKALYTFSTVTKLPSNIKVNQTDLGIQNSTSARQHYLRQSRYLPGLISKNTSSSGDKGTSKDPLDGTTNPMNKPLAPIGGGSSITRVNAEEGTSKSSDKPKEKTLDRIEQPKGNFISTTYNLSGGYIPSFQKREVGSVGQRIQLAPIGGQHAHYEGWKKRMERSQLKGSSYSALGKNSGNLLTRAQPVHGRVDWAAKYGTHR
- the mak gene encoding serine/threonine-protein kinase MAK isoform X3, whose translation is MNRYTTLKQLGDGTYGSVLMGKSNESGELVAIKRMKRKFYSWEECMNLREVKSLKKLNHANVVKLKEVIRENDHLYFVFEYMKENLYQLMKDRENKMFTENEIRNIMFQVISGLAFVHKHGFFHRDMKPENLLCMGPELVKIADFGLAREIRSRPPYTDYVSTRWYRAPEVLLRSSVYSSPIDIWAVGCIMAELYTLRPLFPGNSEVDEIFKICQVLGTVKKSDWPEGYQLASAMNFRFPQCVPTPLKTLIPNASHEAISLMRDMLQWDPKKRPTAAQALRYPYFQVGQLLGPRPQSSDLRKSQAKSSQATDPKLEIQSASEPVLKSSTKLSGRSSQQPLQPLPQNVPQTEHHSDPLKQERPHGLPKKSSLPGSENTVVGVKGGRRRWGQTMSKPSDSWDDSDRSDTAVSSSKKPSIGPEEEKANKDSNAQSKEQKALYTFSTVTKLPSNIKVNQTDLGIQNSTSARQHYLRQSRYLPGLISKNTSSSGDKGTSKDPLDGTTNPMNKPLAPIGGGSSITRVNAGNFISTTYNLSGGYIPSFQKREVGSVGQRIQLAPIGGQHALDLSTVPDSKTGKTKSSKPKPISSASLTESNEDYEGWKKRMERSQLKGSSYSALGKNSGNLLTRAQPVHGRVDWAAKYGTHR
- the mak gene encoding serine/threonine-protein kinase MAK isoform X5, which produces MFTENEIRNIMFQVISGLAFVHKHGFFHRDMKPENLLCMGPELVKIADFGLAREIRSRPPYTDYVSTRWYRAPEVLLRSSVYSSPIDIWAVGCIMAELYTLRPLFPGNSEVDEIFKICQVLGTVKKSDWPEGYQLASAMNFRFPQCVPTPLKTLIPNASHEAISLMRDMLQWDPKKRPTAAQALRYPYFQVGQLLGPRPQSSDLRKSQAKSSQATDPKLEIQSASEPVLKSSTKLSGRSSQQPLQPLPQNVPQTEHHSDPLKQERPHGLPKKSSLPGSENTVVGVKGGRRRWGQTMSKPSDSWDDSDRSDTAVSSSKKPSIGPEEEKANKDSNAQSKEQKALYTFSTVTKLPSNIKVNQTDLGIQNSTSARQHYLRQSRYLPGLISKNTSSSGDKGTSKDPLDGTTNPMNKPLAPIGGGSSITRVNAEEGTSKSSDKPKEKTLDRIEQPKGNFISTTYNLSGGYIPSFQKREVGSVGQRIQLAPIGGQHALDLSTVPDSKTGKTKSSKPKPISSASLTESNEDYEGWKKRMERSQLKGSSYSALGKNSGNLLTRAQPVHGRVDWAAKYGTHR